The Macadamia integrifolia cultivar HAES 741 unplaced genomic scaffold, SCU_Mint_v3 scaffold453, whole genome shotgun sequence sequence AGATGGTTTTGTGAGCGTAAGACTGGATTGATATTGGAGGCATTGATATGGCTAGGCAGAAACATAGTTCCAGCAGTTCCTAGTAGAGTTATTCCACTGAAACCGGAGTAAAAGCCTAATCACTGGTTAACTGGTCGAGTGGAGGGAATCAAGAAATGAGCATAGAGCAAAAAAtccatctccatctctctctctctctctctctctctctcagatcaAGTTTTTTTCATCTAGCGTGAAGAGGGAGTCCCAAAATCCAAGGTTTCATCGTTGTTAAATACAAAAGGACCATGTAAACCATAGAAGCCTAACATTGCTTACCCTGTTTATTATGGTTTATTCATACCATCCTATGCCGAGAAGAAATAACTGAGCAAATCCCTAGAGAGTCCCCATCTCCATCAATGGTTCCCAATTTGAAGAATGATCTTAGGAGGATATCGCTCAGCCtttttttgaaaataccctttatGTGTTTTagacaaaagggaaaaaatatcgATTCAAATTCTCACTTAATAGAGACTGGCGGTAGGGGGTACGagcgtaatttggtattatgtaggggttgtctctctaatagtggcattctctaaggggtggcattgtaatttttttttttttttttttatgagaaagaaCTCTGCTCGCTTGCCTGGCTTTACACCCAATCATAAGTGCGTGTGAAAAGACTGCTTTGCCTGTTTAAATGTCTCAACGTGACCTCCCATTAGCCTGCGCACTCGTGCAGTAGCTGCACAAGCTAACAAATTTCTCTTGCCTTTTTTTATCGGAGAAAAGAACACTAAATGTCGGTGTTTCCCACACCAAACTAGGGCTTTGTATGAGCATGTAGAACATGGACATATAGCATTCTTCTACCCTTCTTTTACAGGCAAGGGTTTTTCTGAGCCAACAACGTAAGATATGCACAAAgacatttggaattttttatttgttttatcagTGTCTCTTGTCATATTGTATGCTATAGTCTCATAGACACTTTTCGTTTCCTTTATgaagtgaaaatgatttttgtgAGGGAGTGTGGCACCTACACCTACACACAGTGGGAGAAATGATCAGCCCATCCCCTATGAAAGGGAAATGACAATTATATGGATACTTCTTCGTGCGCTTTCATTGGCCCTTGCACATGCGTAGGAATTACACTCTCTCATAGAAAATTGCCCCTTTTATATAATAGGGAAAAATGGTGTatagagggtttttttttttttttttggtgaagggaTGTTCAGAGTTAATGTCAAGGCATATTCCAGCTAGgaatttttttaggtaaaacatTCTAGTGAGGAGTTAAATCAAGAGatgaatgagaaagaaaagtatGATAAATAGATGAAACACTAGGCATGCCATTTGATGTTGATCCCCAAAGAAGAGTATCATAACACACATTTGGGGAGTCATTGATCAAGATAGGTAAACCAACAGATGGAAACCTATAACCTCGGAAGGTAAATTATAGAAAATCCCAATTGACTTCTTTTAAAAGGTCAATTTTAATAGCCATTAATTAAAGTAGTATGATAAAGCCATTTTGGGATAAAGGTATAAAACTCATGAGCCATAAAAATATGATCACCTGTATATATATGCTATCCTTTCACCAAAAAATGATGAAAGCAACCTAATTAGCATTAAATGCTAATGAGATCCAAAAGGATATACCTAAGGTTTACTATTAAAGAATTAATGATTTTGTAAGAAACATTGCAAAATCAGTTCTGAGTTCTGACTTCTTAGGCCCCAACTGAAGACTCAATTACTTAACAAATGACCCAACAAGCATCTCCCTTCGCCATTTCATATGAGCTTTGAGTCTTTCACGATCTGAAAGATTCTCTTTGATTACAGAGACTGACTTGAAGTTCTCAACCCATGCATGCAATCGAGGGAAGCTATCAGCTTCCATTAACTTCACTCCTACTATCTCTTCCATCAGTTCCCACTGGTAAGCCATGAATCCAAAAACCAAATCCGTTAATCCAATATTAGTGCCGCCGAAAAACTTCTTATCTCTGGTAAAACCGTGATTTTCAATTGTTTTCAACAGTTCCAAACAGTCCTTTATTGCCTTCTCCCCATGTTCCCGGGCGATGGACAAGAAGAAAGCATAGATAATGGGCATCTGTAATGATTATCAacgtaatattttttttggatgaataaataaatatattaaactccaaaggaagatgaaaaaaggaaaagagttaTTACCTTGTCCTCcataaattgaaacaaactatgGCTCTCTTATAAGCATCTTTGGGGAGCAATGGATTATCTGGCCATGCCTCTTCGATGTATTCAAGGATTATGGTAGATTCTACGCTTGGTTTTCCATTATGAATAAAGATTGGGATCTTCTTGTGAATTGGGTTGGAGTTGAGGAGCAATTCGCTCTTGTTGGAGAGGTCCTCTTCTAAGTACTTGAAGGGCATGCCCTTCAGTTTGAGAGCCAAGATGACTCTCCGATTGAATGGGCTGGTATAATTTCCAAGTAGCTTCACTTGTtccaatcttctttttttttaccattgatGTCACCCTAGGATTGAGTTTTTGGGTCATCATTAGATTCTCATCTATTACTAACAAaatgatatttatgagaagaGATAGATGTGTTAATTTCAAGCTCAattgagcccgacacatttatggcATGATCTGGACTGACCCAATAGGTAATTCACCGTGTACGATGTAAGCCTAATtggcccgacacgtttataagCCCGACTTAACTCGGTCTACTAGTTTGATcgtttatataatatattttgaatttttttttatggaataaggtatatattgattttttatcaattattgaatgtaattaagtgtaaagtcttttttaaattgttaatgatttaaaaaattaattaatttttctaaaattaAAGACAATTAAAGTCCTATTAAGGCTTTAATGGTGCATtagcccgtttaaggcccgattaaccTGGTTAGTAGAAGCCCGGATAAACCCCAGAACCCACCGAGCCCAACCTAGTCCGActaattccttaaataggtaatTCACAGTGCAAGCCAAGAGCTCCACCATGTCTAACTAGGTCCGACCGAGCCTGACTGATTGACACTCTTAGAAAGAAATATGGAGATTCCTCTTTTATTATAAGTGTAGAGAAACTAGGTCCATTTACTATTGGGCAGAGTCCCGTACGACGGTCAATATTGTGATTCTTCTCATAACGAACCAAATTCTACCAATTTTTGAAAGGCATTCATGAcaataggggtgaaagtttgggcCTGGCaacccaaacccgccctgagcccgaacaagGTCTGGGCCAAGTTTGTTTACCCTGAGGTGAGTTAGgtttgaaaaaccccaaccctaggtcagggttgggtcaagctcgggttgaggcctcagcccGGTGCAACCCGACCCAATCTAGCCCAAAATTTAATCCTGAATTTTTATACtagaatttagggctcctattgatatttcattttttttatatatataattttttaatatatgagatatgaatggcaaaaacagctcaatcaagattaatccaaccattgtagAAGTCAGGGTCAACCCAATCATATCTAGCCTAGCTTAGCCCAACCCGACTCGATCCTGATATGATTGGGTTAggcttgggttgaattttgaggatttaagattgagttagggttttaagaaacctaacccaacccggccctgtttcacccctacatGATGACATAAGGCTCCTAAGGGGCAATATAGTTGGACGGCCAAAATAAACACAAAGAAGACAAGAAATTGAGGACAACCCAGACACTTTAAGTTGGCTCGAGTGGCCCACTCTTGGAGTGGGCTCAATTATTattgttaaagaaaaaaaaaatatttttaataaaattaataataattcacCTAATATTTAGACCATGTCTTTCTTCTATCCAACGGTCAGAATAGGTACATCTATTCATGTGGTAGAGTACATGCTCTCTGACATTAGGAAAAATAACAGACCATTGTGCCGGGAATAATTCACCTAATTTTTAACACTTAGTGAACATACTTATTTATagtctacttttttttttttaagtaggtAGCGTGGGGTTGTTTGTGTGTATGTGTGcgtgtgagagagaaagaaagaacttctatgaatttcaaaattactaaaatacccttccATATTTAATGATacgattgatattgatatttaaATGGGAACTCATCAAGATCATGTTGATCCTAAATAGTTATTTAAATGACAAAATTTGTACAATTGCTTTCAATCCTTGTTAGAATATTATTAtcagaagaattaaaaaatgtTTTGATTTCTGTCTTGGTATCCCCATTGAAATCCTTTACAATAGTTCAATTATtgttgattaattttttttttttttttttttttgttttacatgATAGCTATAGATATCCTATACAAAACAATAATAGAGCTCTGATGAGCTAGCTAAGATATTGTAATCTCTATAGCTGATGATCACAGCTTCTTTCAAGAATAAATTAAGTTAAAGGACGAAACAATAGCTAACAACAATTACATAATAGATGTTTTATTTATTGCTAATGACTACTACATGATAGATATCTTACGCATAAAAAATGGAGAGTTCTCAAGTggaaattgaattaaaatatgaaGCAAACCCTAATAATGATATTaatgatcaaataaaaaatttccttagGTGTCTAAAATGGTCCATAAGTGCACTGCGATCAGGAAGGTTATCTCTGATCATTGGAACTTCCCTAAAATTCTCAGCCCATGCATGCAATTTGGGGAAGTTATGAGCTTCCCTCAAAGAAATCTTCAACCCTATAGCTTCTTCCATTACTTCCATCCAGTAAATGAATGCCAAGACCAAGTCTATTAATCCAATCCTATTGCCCCCAAAAAACTTATCATCTCCAAGGGCATGATCTTCTAAGGTTTTCAGCACTTCCATGGATGCCTTTACTGccttctcttgttcttcttcagCAGCCTTGAAGGCTGCAAAGAAAACAGGACCCTGCATCATCAATAACATTAGAAACAGATTAAATTGTTGTACATGTTAAAGACAGGGTCTTGGAACATACATGAAATTACGATATATAATAGAAACTAGAATCACCTTGTCATCTATGAATTTAATCCAGAAACGAGCTATGGCTCTCTCATGAGCATCTTCAGGGAGCAACGGATTCTCCGGCCATGTCTCTTCGATATATTCAAGGATTACGGAAGATTCTGAGATTGGTTTTCCATTATGAATAAGAACTGGGATCTTCTTATGAACTGGATTAGACTTTAAAAGCAATTCACTCTTGTTGAAGAGGTCATCTTCAATGTATTCAAATGGTATATCCTTCAGTTTGAGAGCCCAGATGACTCTCCTACTGAATGGACTGGCCCAGAATCCAATTACCTTCACTTCTTCCATATCTTACAGAGATGAGCAAAGATAAGATCAGAAATCATATATGGTTAGAAACTTCAGCTAAATCAATTTTAAGTTTCcaataaattgaagaaaaagagaagataagaTTAGCAGACTTTGTTGACTGTTAACCTACAGTCAAAATTCAAGTTTTTGAATCCCCATCTCATAATAATCCACAAACTGATTTGATTTTTCAGTACAAACTGAACTTTCCACAGAGGAATCCGTGAAATAATGTCACTCTTTGCGTAAGCTGTGACACACAATGTAGGAGATAcgaagaaaggaaaattatatCTTTGATTAGCCAACCAGATGGCTATCTTATGGGTGGGTCGGTGGGCTTGccttgttttcttgttttctggtaattatagaaagaaaatttttatttgttttatcttcACAGGTGTTTGACGACTGGGGAAGCCCAAATGAAAGTGAACTCTCACCAAAAACACTCTTCTCTATTCTCAAAAAGAGTATAATTGGCTTAGATTTCGGATCAAGACCCCATTTGAGGATAGGTGGGGACATTTTTTTTCGTCCAACGTGTATTGGATGGGTGGTAGTACCTGGACATGCACCTTTAGTGCTTTTCAACTGTCTGATATGCACTGAAGGAGGTTAacgcacttgagaggatctcatTGTCCTCACCCTCCATCTTAACACTAACACATAAATCACAGATGTGTCAAGGATGCAAGGTAGGGATGTGTCCTAACccaagggtgtcaattttggTTAGATTCATTATCGTTTTCCCACCTTAGAATCTTGCATCGTGATCAATTTGTTTAAGTAATTATGAATGGTTGAACTGATCCTGAATCGGGTTACTAATAATTAGGTTAAATGGGTCTTAGAGGACTTTAAATGTGTTAATGAGCGACATTTATCTTTAAATGAGCTTTAAAAGTGTCGGGCTTAGTAAAACATGTCAGGTTAAGTCGGACTATTAATCGACCGATCCTGATCAAGTGCTCGTCGGGTAGCATCCTTACACTGCAAACAACTGAATGTTAATCAGGTTGAACTTGAGCCAACACATCTAATAAACAGACTGGgccaatttcaaaattttttgatcaGGTTCAGGCCTACCGGTTCGGGCCAgcctaaattgacacccttgggTTATGGTAGTATGTAGTTTATATCTGGCTTGATCAGTAGTGATGTTATTTTTCTTCAGCTTTTCTTAATATAATGAATCTTTTAGGGAAAAAAGATTGGAGCTGGCTTCTGTCCACTTGTTTTACATCTgcatttcttaattttattttatttttttagattcttATCCTGTGGTAAACATATAAGAACAAACTggcttttttttgtttcttctccaaCTATGTTTGACTAATAAGCAGGCCCAAATGAAAGTGAACTCTCACCAAAAACATTCGTCGTTGCTCTTATAGTTTTATCCAATTCAATATTACATGAAAATTGTCCATCTCACACGTAACTGAGGTTTTGTATGTAgcattaatatatattttttttaagggaaagagagacataCGAAAAATTTATCAACTATAATTGGCTTGTGAgaagcattttttatttttgatttttggatgagaaaaaatataaaaatagaagaaaagaacaaaaatacaaGCCACAACGGCAATCAAGGGGCCGGGGACTTAACATGGCCACTAAAAAGAAACATCTCCAAATGAAGATACATCCAAAAACAAGTAGGAAACTTCTCATGATATTTCTAATTAAAccatttatttatgaaattattttattataaaatgatTATCATAAACAATATGTTCTATATACGACGTTTTTGTGGGGCGTATTGGTTTACATTATCCTTTGAGTGTGCACCCAATCGTTTCGTGATGTGGAAATTTCGATTGTTTGATAGCAAAGAAATAGTTTATATTGATTGTGTTTAGATTTTAGATTCATATTCAATTGTATTCCTTCTCAGATATTGGCATGCAGTCATTTATATCAATTGTCTTGAACTTTTATTCTTTGTAGTCATGGGCTTTTTTTATCTTATATCCTAGATTTTTCGAtgctttattttattacttAAGCCAAATTATATGGATTGAAATTTTTATATGTGAACAAAAAGACTTGGCTTATtctggttattaaattttaaccCCATCTAACTTGCCATGTTAATATCACGCAATCAAAAGATACTCTCTAAACTATGCATGccaaaaagaaacataataggatgatttttttttctttttcttttatcataaGAAAAGGTGAGGTGGGAATTGTGATTGGGGAAGGGaggtgttaagtttgtctcgaattcttgacccgttttgaagattgacccgatccgacatattttggtggcgacccgaatgggaatttttttctgagatctgtgatggaagtagaggggttgggccgataggcccaagcccggagcccatcactgatctcgtatgggggtgcgggggcgtaggccccttggtatggttcgaccggatcgatcgtgacccgatgggtgacCCAcaattttggagtatatataatgtactgttgcttgttgagaaagtcattgtattttagggttttcacgcagctagggattcagggcgagtttttcttcgccgctgctagggtgtaatctctcttctgcatagtgaatcatcttcttcttcgtctgaggacgtagcacaccaccctggtgtgtgaacctcgttaaatctctgtgttgtacggatctattgtctctttattattcatgtttcttggcGTTTGATTTCACAGGAGGAAACAAATTATGAAATCAGTAGTCAAGATTTCAACCATACAATGGGCTCCATAATTCACAGAGGATGGATGCATATGTTGGAATGGACCCGTAGTCCAATTACAATTTGTGCAGTTatgattatttaaaaaaaaaaaaaaaattctttttctttagaCTACAAGGGAAATTAGAAGGAAGTTAAGTGAAAAAatttaaacttaaaagaaaaaaattgtatttattACTCAAAATGATTCTATAAAAAATTACTTagattttttatcatatttagtaatgatactttgtagatgaatttttattttaaaaataattatctaTGAGACGGCATATATAGGAATCTCAGTGGCTTAGAGATACATTTTCCATGAGATTTTATCCGACTTGAGATAGATTTGTGACACCAGGTGGGTGTGAAATGTGGAAGTGGAcatcacttttactaatagatGGAATCCCTCTCTTCGTAGGGATGTCAAAGTACCCAAGTGGTGGGAAAGCAAGAGAAGAACCACCCATTGGAAATAGagttttaaaaatcaaagaattaGATGGGGAATCATTTGATTCAGATCAGAATCAGCGATCATTGATCCCAATTTTTTAGAAGTGGATGCAGTCTATGCTTAGATAATAACACTAGAATCGTTGGATTATTCCTCAAATATAATCGTTCTTGGGTTTTTTCAAACCGACTCATAACAGAATCGACACTAACCACTTCAATCACTGattttgagttttaaaaccctgatcTGATAATAACCAAATCTCATTCTCTCATTAAGGTTTAGAGCAAGctccaaaaatatttgattgagGTTTAGAGGTAATGCAGATTTAATTAATTGGGTGGCTTATTCTTCAAAGAAATTCTCTGGTTCCTCTACTTGAAATCATGTGCATTCAAAAGCTCCTACTGTTCTCTAGTATACGATGGCTTGATTTAGCTCTGCCATCCCTGGCATAACTTTATTGTTTGGAGACCTTTTGCTCAATCCACTCCCCACCTAAGAATTTATTTCTCAGAGAATGAATCTCTAATTGTTGCCTATGTTGGAATTCATTTAAAGGTGTGGACCATTTGTTTTTCTCTCGTCTCTTTTCCAATTTTATCTGAAAAGGTGTTCATAGGAAATGTTGGTCTTTTCCTAGAGTTATTCTTCCTTTTGATGGAGAATGAAAGTGTGTCTTGAATATTTTTAACAGCAAATCTTCCTGCAACATTCCAGGTAAACTAGGTTTTAGTGCaatgatttatgatatttggtgaaaaataaacaaaaggagATGGACGTCCTCTTCATGTTCTATTGAACAAATCTGGGGGCATCTCTTTTCAGATTAGAAATAAGAAATTTCCCAATTATACTCTGTGCCCATATTCTAGCAGAAACAAACATCTTACCCTCGCTTGAGATCTTCCTAATTTTGGTGTATCATCTTTCTAGCATCTTGTACTTTGTATCTTCCCAGCCTCAGTTTCGGTTGTGTCCCCTTCTTTTAATAGTTGTTATtgtctccccccccctcccccctcccccctccccctaaaGTTTAGTTgttccctctcttttttttttatggaagtaTTTGTTCCCCTAGTTTTATATGTTTTCTTACACTTTTTAGTTTGTGTTTAGGGGGTCTCCCTTGTGTTCGTCTGTCTGTGGCTTgcattttcttttcccatttctttgttttaatatattttctattcataaaaaaataaaaaatcaataaatatgcatatgtttttcttttcccccataATAGTCTCCAatactgttagttaaaatgcattttaaacacgtttaaaCGCGTttgcgtttttttgccgtttaaaacgcgttttccgtatgctattatacaatccggaaaaaaatggaaacggaaaaagaatccgtt is a genomic window containing:
- the LOC122068709 gene encoding probable glutathione S-transferase, producing MEEVKVIGFWASPFSRRVIWALKLKDIPFEYIEDDLFNKSELLLKSNPVHKKIPVLIHNGKPISESSVILEYIEETWPENPLLPEDAHERAIARFWIKFIDDKGPVFFAAFKAAEEEQEKAVKASMEVLKTLEDHALGDDKFFGGNRIGLIDLVLAFIYWMEVMEEAIGLKISLREAHNFPKLHAWAENFREVPMIRDNLPDRSALMDHFRHLRKFFI